The proteins below come from a single Serratia fonticola genomic window:
- a CDS encoding winged helix-turn-helix transcriptional regulator has protein sequence MKKTSFATTPCPIARSLGRVGEWWSILILRDAFHGLSKFDEFQQSLGLSPTLLTRRLKFLVESGILYKQRYQTRPVRYQYLLTERGKDFFPVLVTLFQWGNTHLSEGAHSAELVDRRSGQPIQPQLIDALTQQPIALQHITLAAGPAAGEAMSRRASLMQHHYALLNESSKESL, from the coding sequence ATGAAAAAGACCAGTTTTGCGACGACCCCCTGCCCAATCGCCCGTTCGTTAGGGCGCGTGGGGGAATGGTGGAGCATCTTGATCCTGCGCGATGCTTTTCATGGCCTGAGCAAATTTGACGAGTTTCAGCAAAGCCTGGGGCTATCCCCCACGCTGCTGACCCGCAGGCTTAAATTTTTGGTGGAAAGCGGCATTCTATATAAGCAACGCTACCAGACTCGCCCGGTACGCTATCAATATCTGCTCACCGAGCGCGGCAAGGATTTCTTCCCGGTCTTGGTGACGTTGTTCCAGTGGGGAAATACTCATCTGAGCGAAGGGGCGCACAGCGCAGAACTGGTCGATCGACGCAGCGGTCAACCCATACAGCCTCAATTAATCGATGCGCTAACCCAGCAACCTATCGCCCTACAGCACATCACGTTAGCGGCAGGTCCTGCGGCCGGAGAGGCCATGTCACGCCGTGCTTCTCTGATGCAGCATCACTACGCCTTACTTAATGAATCATCCAAGGAGTCACTATGA
- the fabA gene encoding bifunctional 3-hydroxydecanoyl-ACP dehydratase/trans-2-decenoyl-ACP isomerase: MVDKRESYTKQDLEASGRGELFGAGGPPLPSGNMLMMDRVVKMTEDGGSHNKGYVEAELDINPDLWFFDCHFIGDPVMPGCLGLDAMWQLVGFYLGWMGGEGKGRALGVGEVKFTGQVLPTAKKVTYRINFKRVIIRKLIMGVADGEVLCDGKVIYTASDLKVGLFKDAAAF; this comes from the coding sequence ATGGTAGATAAACGCGAATCCTATACGAAACAAGATCTCGAAGCATCGGGCCGTGGCGAACTGTTTGGCGCCGGTGGGCCACCGTTGCCATCAGGCAACATGTTAATGATGGACCGCGTGGTCAAGATGACCGAAGACGGTGGTAGCCACAATAAAGGCTACGTAGAAGCTGAGCTCGATATCAATCCGGATCTGTGGTTCTTCGATTGCCACTTTATTGGCGATCCGGTCATGCCAGGCTGCCTGGGTCTGGATGCCATGTGGCAGTTGGTAGGGTTCTACCTCGGCTGGATGGGCGGTGAAGGCAAAGGCCGTGCGCTGGGTGTCGGCGAAGTGAAGTTCACCGGTCAGGTACTGCCAACCGCTAAAAAGGTCACCTACCGCATCAACTTCAAACGCGTGATCATCCGCAAGCTGATTATGGGCGTGGCTGATGGCGAAGTGCTGTGCGATGGCAAAGTGATCTATACCGCCAGCGATCTGAAAGTGGGCCTGTTCAAGGACGCAGCAGCGTTCTAA
- the pqiC gene encoding membrane integrity-associated transporter subunit PqiC — MKKWIPVVLALLLSACSSTPNKTYYQLPALGTPAQVSGTQASRQLWLEHVSVADFLAQSGVVYQTNDVQFVIGQNNLWASPLDQQLQQTLVTNLGSALPGWVVSSQPMSSDQDVLNVTISGFHGRYDGKAIVRGEWVLSHQGRLIKRPFNLELKQGEDGYDALVRTLAQGWLQEAQEIAAQAARL, encoded by the coding sequence ATGAAAAAATGGATCCCGGTAGTTCTGGCGCTGTTGCTGAGTGCCTGTAGCAGTACGCCCAACAAGACCTACTATCAGTTACCGGCGTTGGGCACGCCGGCTCAGGTGAGTGGTACCCAGGCGTCACGTCAGCTGTGGTTGGAGCACGTTAGCGTGGCGGATTTCCTGGCGCAGAGTGGGGTGGTCTACCAGACTAACGACGTGCAGTTTGTGATTGGGCAAAACAACCTGTGGGCCAGCCCGTTGGATCAGCAATTGCAGCAGACGTTGGTGACCAACCTGGGCAGCGCTTTGCCGGGTTGGGTGGTGTCATCACAGCCGATGAGCAGCGATCAGGATGTGCTTAACGTCACCATCAGCGGCTTCCATGGCCGCTACGATGGTAAAGCGATCGTGCGTGGTGAATGGGTGCTGAGCCATCAGGGCAGGCTGATCAAGCGGCCATTCAACCTGGAATTGAAACAGGGTGAAGATGGCTATGACGCCTTGGTTCGCACCTTGGCCCAGGGCTGGTTGCAGGAAGCGCAGGAGATTGCCGCACAGGCAGCTCGCCTTTAA
- the rmf gene encoding ribosome modulation factor — translation MKRQKRDRLERAESRGYQAGIAGRSRELCPYQSLDARANWLGGWRQAMEDRAVTA, via the coding sequence ATGAAGAGACAGAAAAGAGATCGTTTGGAACGGGCTGAATCACGTGGTTACCAAGCAGGTATTGCAGGGCGTTCAAGGGAACTTTGTCCCTACCAATCTTTAGACGCCCGGGCTAACTGGCTGGGAGGTTGGCGACAAGCCATGGAGGACAGGGCTGTGACCGCTTAA
- the fabF gene encoding beta-ketoacyl-ACP synthase II, with protein sequence MSSRRIVITGMGAVSPLGCGVEPIWQRLLAGQSGISPLPEEMVADLQVKIGGQVPTLEQDAAAGFDPDLSVAPKDQKKMDRFILLAMAAADEAIKQAGWNADSEEKQERTATVIASGIGGFPAIAHAVRTTDSRGPKRLSPFTIPSFLVNLAAGHVSIKHQFKGPIGAPVTACAAGVQAIGDAVRMIRNDEADIALCGGTEAAIDTVSLGGFAAARAMSTTPADAATKASRPFDSARDGFVMGEGAGMLVIETLEHALARGAKPLAEIVGYGTSADAYHMTSGAEDGDGAYRAMKIALKQAGVTPDQVQHLNAHATSTPVGDLGEINAIKHLFGTDGHIAITSTKSATGHLLGAAGGLETIFTALALRDQIAPATLNLDNPDPAAAGLHLVANKPEPMAMTYALSNGFGFGGVNASILLKRWQE encoded by the coding sequence ATGAGCAGTCGTCGTATAGTTATCACCGGTATGGGGGCCGTCTCTCCTTTAGGTTGCGGCGTAGAGCCGATCTGGCAACGCCTGTTGGCGGGTCAGTCAGGGATCAGCCCACTGCCCGAAGAGATGGTGGCAGATTTGCAGGTCAAGATCGGCGGTCAGGTGCCCACGCTGGAGCAAGATGCCGCTGCCGGTTTTGATCCAGACCTGAGCGTGGCACCGAAAGACCAAAAGAAAATGGACCGCTTTATTCTGCTGGCGATGGCCGCCGCTGACGAAGCCATCAAGCAGGCTGGTTGGAACGCCGATAGTGAGGAGAAACAGGAACGGACGGCCACCGTGATCGCCTCCGGCATTGGTGGCTTCCCCGCTATCGCCCATGCGGTGCGCACCACGGATAGCCGCGGGCCTAAGCGCCTCTCTCCTTTCACCATTCCCTCCTTTTTGGTTAACCTGGCCGCCGGCCATGTCTCCATCAAGCATCAATTCAAGGGGCCGATTGGCGCACCGGTCACCGCCTGTGCAGCAGGCGTACAGGCCATTGGCGATGCGGTGCGGATGATCCGCAACGATGAAGCCGATATCGCCTTATGTGGCGGAACGGAAGCCGCTATCGATACCGTTAGCCTGGGGGGCTTTGCCGCTGCCCGAGCCATGTCAACCACGCCTGCGGATGCCGCAACCAAAGCGTCACGCCCGTTTGACAGCGCCCGCGACGGCTTTGTGATGGGTGAAGGGGCCGGGATGTTGGTGATCGAGACGTTGGAACATGCGTTGGCACGCGGTGCCAAGCCGTTAGCTGAGATTGTCGGTTACGGCACCAGTGCGGATGCCTACCATATGACTTCCGGGGCCGAAGATGGCGACGGCGCCTATCGGGCGATGAAGATTGCGCTGAAACAGGCTGGCGTCACGCCAGATCAGGTTCAGCATCTGAATGCACACGCCACCTCAACCCCGGTTGGCGATCTGGGTGAAATCAACGCCATCAAACACCTGTTCGGCACCGATGGGCATATCGCTATCACCTCCACCAAATCGGCCACCGGCCATCTGCTGGGAGCCGCAGGCGGCCTGGAAACCATTTTCACCGCCCTGGCGCTGCGCGATCAAATCGCTCCGGCCACTCTGAATCTGGATAATCCAGACCCTGCCGCCGCCGGTTTGCATCTGGTGGCCAATAAGCCGGAACCGATGGCAATGACCTATGCCCTGTCGAACGGATTTGGTTTTGGGGGAGTCAACGCGAGTATTTTGCTGAAACGCTGGCAGGAATAA